The DNA segment GCATAGGttttcgggccaggtgagcttttctcaccacttggcgtccgtcgtctgtcgtcgtcgttaactttttacattttgaacttcttctagagaaccactgaatggaatgaaaccaaacatggcatgaatgttccttatgaggtgctgaccaagtgttgttactttgtagccgatccatcatccaagatggccgccagcgggggactcaGTTTAACATAGGAACCTCTAGTTagataaaactgagaatggaaatggggaatgtgtcaaaaagacaacaacccgaccatagaacaaacaacaacagaaggtcaccaacaggtcttcaatgcagcaagaaattcctgcacccagaAGCATCCGTCAACTGGcccccaaacaaatatatatactagttcagtgataatgaacgccatactaaactcacaaaaattgtacacaagaaactaaagtaTATTTACCATGTTTTCAAATCTTTGATGCCATCGTGTTGGCATTCCTGGCATTGAGTATCATAGGATTTAACACCACAGCATTTCCTCTTCTGGAGAGTACCATTTTTAAATAGTATTCCCTGACAACAAAGATCTCTACTTTTGTTATACAACAAAGTTCCACATCTGGATCCCTTTGGAGCAACTCCTAAGGCAAGACTACATTCAGAATATTTTCTGTTGAATGTTTGAAAAGAACCATTTTTCAGTAAACAGCATTCATCACTGTTAGGCTGTAACTTGACCTGTTGTTCTATTTTATCTCCCTTGCAACACACATATTTTGCTGTGTCCAATTCTCTCCCATCACAGCATTTCTTTGATTTATGCAAAATGGTTCCTGTAAGCCATAAATATTGTATCAGAGGTAtagttactttttaatttttttttaattcattgagGTCTTTTGTgtgttttcatataaataataaaatctatTATGTTTGTGTATTTCAATTAAAAGCTTGTGAAAAGTCTTGAAAATATGAGAATTTTACATTTCTATGTATGTAATATGTAAAAGTAAAAGGAACCTGTAATGGTTAATCAAAGACTTCAAGCCCCCTCTTTACccctttcaaaattaaaactagaggctcttaaaaGAGACGGTGTCGCTCAcattggtctatgtgcatattaaacaaaggacacagatggatgaatgacaaaactgatttttggtgatggtgatgtgtttgtagatttaCCTTTCCTGgacattcttgctacttactaTTTTCTTTATCTGTAATAAAGTTGGCCCCttagttacagaggaaaatattttgtaaaaatttaccaaattaacgaaaattgtataaaattgactataaggggcaataactcctaaaggggtcaactggcCATTTTGTGCATGTcgaattatttgtagatcttcaAGATGAtgaccaaaaacggcaaaatttccttaaaattatcaattcaggggcagcatcccaacaacgggttgtcagtTCATCTTgatttgattaacaatttacccatgtcagatttgctctaaatgctttagtttcagagttataagccaaaatctacatggcggtcatcttggtttgttggctGGGTCACAGCACACATATTTTGAACaagatacctcaatgatgacTGTTGCAAAGTATGGTTAAATTTaatccagtagtttcagagaagaagatttttgtaaaagttaacgaccacggacgccaagtgatgagaaatgCACACTTGGCCATttgggtcaggtgagctaaaaatacgACCTACCAAACACTAACACTTAAAATACATAGCAAGCatctttttaatatcatttaatgttttaaccttttttttttctcaaaaatgaagagagaaaaaaaaaagattttgagtAGCCGtaaaaattgtctttttctGCTTATGTTGATCTGTTCTTGATAAAAGGtaataatgacataaaaaaaagatcatGCCATTTATTGAAAACCATAAAAATCTATCTAgcattagaaatttaaaaaagaaatgaaatgttttaaagtgaaatataaaacatgttattttttaagtatttgaatcaaaaccaCAATGAAAGTTAATAACTGAGACGTTTTTGTAAGCATACTTTACCAACCTCCACAACAAATTTGATTAAGTAAATCAAATTGTGCCCCATTACAACAGCCCTGGATAGTTTCCTTTATGGCTTTGTTTCCACACCTAGTTGGCTCTGGCGTATTTCCtgaaaaaatgtcaatctttaaaataaacagcatacaaattaatgtcttttttttttatcatcattcACTTGCACTCAGCATTTGCACTTTATTCCAGTAGTTCATGTTATTATTGCTGGAATATCCATACATTTATCGTTCTGaatgtacatgaaatatttgctactgcgCGTTAATAAGCGAATAACAACCAATCAATCCATACATTTAAATTGAGAACAACCTAATCGTTGTTCTCATTAAAATAATTCTTTGTTTCAGTTTATAGTGTAGCCTCGTTACAGAAACAGGGATACATAATgcaattgtaaatatgtttgattGAAACTATGCCGTAATTGATATTGCCACTAGACTGgatattttacattatattaCCTTTAGGAACGAGCTGATTGTTGTCGCATTTCACGCTACTTTCTTTGGAGTTGTAAGAAGTTGTACCACAACAAGCGTCAGTGTTGTTCCGTACCACACTTCCACAACACGTCTGTTCATATCGCTTATAGACGTGGATATCTATTGAACAAAATAGCAATTAATGATTGAAATTAACGTTGGACATGCCTTACGAGCAAGGAAAATCACTGGTACACTTTTTATGCTGAGAAAGGGCGGTAGGGGGTTGCCAAATTATTCAAAGACAAATAAGTAttaagacataaaaaaaaaaccaccagaAACTCTATAGTATTAATGCCCCTGAAATTCGTCAGTTACGCTACTCACTACATATATTTCAATAGCGTGAAAATAAttggaaatttttatattaCGACTTGTAAATATATCTACTTTCAATTATTATCCAATGATGGATTGATTGTGTAGGTTGCTTTACGTTCAGTGGTAAATATTTCGTGCATTTTCATGACGAAATCGTTatctaattaaaaatgtaaaattaaaagatgAATTCTTcctattcagaaaaaaaaggatatataaattaatttcacGCTCGGATAGCGTATCGTAATTAATGAAGAGGTAATATGATTAtcattattaattatttgtCTTGTCATGGTATATTTAAGAAATACCAAAAATCAGAGTCATATCTATATTTATTCCATATTGGTATTATATTAGTAGGTTTCTCGATATGAATtgcattttgaattaaaaagcaTATTCACCCGAGAAAGTGTTACTTATTAACCGCGCTTAACGTCATACGCTTTTACATGCCAAGTTATGGTCAAATGTTTcatgtaacatttgttttggTATATGTTTGGTATTAAATACATTTCTTCTCTCGGATTATGGAATTAAACAATTacttttgtttcggtaaatatgggatttaattgacttttgaaaaactgatatataCTTCGACCGacggcctcagtgaatatcatatttttaaaagtcaatgAAACCGCAATTTACCacatcaaaagacagtaattgtataatattactattgtttactttatttcaaaatacatttcGCTATCTTTCTACTTCTGAATTATGAAAAACGTACAATGTACATACTGggcttaaatcaaaataaaaacttaccggcACAGCACTCATAATCTATATGATCTCTTGATTTGTCATATATCTTTGTTCCGCAGCACCCACTCGTTGTTGTGTTGTATACCACTCCATTGCAGCAACCAGACGTTTCTTTATCGTATGTAACAGTCAAACACCACAGTCTTGCGTCTACATATTAAATAAAAGCAATTTCAACCCAGTTGTAAAAAGTGACAAATATTGACTCGtgaagtacatgtatgtgcaaATAATTCTGTGTAAATACgcacgatttaaaaaaatgagctTTAAAGATGTTGGCTACTTATAATTATGCACAATGTCCCGGCTTACCACATATTGCCAAGAAAAGTAAGACAATTAGATCCCGGAACGATGGAGACTTCATGTTGGTATAACTTGTTTAACTATTCCAGAGACATATAtcattattgtgttttatatctCTGGCTTTACTTATAATAAAAATCTCGGGAATTCTCGATTTACTTTCTATATATATCGATGACCCGGCATTATCGGCTTCTATTTTCTAACATCAACTgctctaaataaataaatcaaggattctccaaaaaaaaattaaaatcgacctcagcaattaaaattttatacgaATTTGGAATTGATAaacgacataaatataagtatcaatgaattgtatttaaaataaaatccgATGCAGACTCAAACACATGAAAGGGGAGATAACAAAATCCAGTTTTTTTCAagctgtaaatatatttttttattaaaggttCGCAAGCAATGATAGGTTCAAGTACAATATGGTAATACCGAACCATTCCCCCCAAATTCCCTACCTGTTTCAAATGCTTGAAAGCAAAATACTAATATTGTAATTAGACAGTTATGTTGAATCCAACCCATTTTCAGTAGAAGTGAATGCTGCATGTTGCAGATATATATAGAATCGGGTTTCCTTGAGCCTACACAAGGTATTTATAGTAATCTCGTACATTAATACGTCATGCAagataaatctaaaatatttaaactaaataaatttcaattaaacAATGTCTACACTCCTATATTTCTTTATGATATAGGTAGACTTATAAGACACCCTGAAAACGAAATTGTTTGTAAATCTACAAACACACCAGGTCGAGGATGAATACGGATGcgtccactttcatttttgacaaaaaacatacgAAAAGTGACagtttttgcatatttgatagatttttcatgttTAAGCCAAAATCGGAGCCTTTTCAATGGGTGATTCAGTtaaaaaatctttcacaaaaaataatttaatcaattgaaatagacatttaagtgtttaaaaagtgttcaaattctttcatttgatgaacttgaaattttagGCCAAAACCGGCctttaccggacctactcctttctacGCAACGTTTTGAATTTAATCCAGCCATTATTTACAATATCAGAACTCATAATTTTGCACAAGCAAATAAATTCTATACTCTTCGACCTTTCCCAATTGATTTCGGGCTTTCAGAGCTATTGATATGTTGTTACTTACATGGTAACATCACACATGTTGTATACATTGTCTGAGACCACTCGGCCAACCATGCTATATAATATACAGCATCGGATGCTTTCTCGTTTATGTTCAATGAAGGCCCTTACTGGTCACATTCAGAATAACGTCACTTTCAACTCATTTTGCATGTTTCTTTTTACACAAATATCTCCGATGGAATTTGATaactaataaattataacttaatgattttgaataagcttgaataaaatacagaaatgtgGACCCATAGAATATTCTACTCGGAATTTAGGTGAACATCTAAAGGCAAACGTACATATGATCATTATAGCAATAAACACTACCCACACCAAGTAAGAGGACAGAAGACTGGGTAGGCTTTTAGATGTTTgtgttttagaaaaagaaaaaaaaaagagtcaGAGAAGGGATTGATTTCGTATTTCTCTTGAAAACTAAGTTAAAAAGGAACATTTCGATGGGATCGTGTTTGTGTCCCTCGAATCTGCGACAGACtatatttgttttggaaaaaaattacttatgaatcaaaaaaaaaatcaacttacgTAAATGTGTGGAAAATGTATGAGGAATTAAGACATAAATGctgattaataatataaaaaaccaACACAATTGATGATTTAATTTCAGGAAATGCGATATTGGAAAGCCTTGTTTTAACCTAATAATAACAGCACACAATGAGTATTGAAGTGCTGACTTTAACAACAAGTTACACATTCGGATTGGCAGTTTCCTTGTTCTCAAATTAAATTGgtaatcatactacatctttatatataatatttatacaacaacaatataaataaaacaagacaaCCACGCTCGAATTTTACAGCAATAAGAAAACACATATATTGGTAAAACGTCAAATTCACTGATTCACATGAAATCCCGTTATATTCGAAGGTATAGCAGTTATCTCCGAGCACTCCGTTTTGCTCCGCTTATTAACAAACTGACTGCCACGTGACGATACAGCTTATAGTGAGGAAAGTtgcgttaaacaccaacaataaatcaatcttAACGTCCAATGAAAATAATCCAGGATATTCaggagagaaaaaataatagtaaaataaaattaacattgtttttcaaataataaggatatgaaaaatatgttcaCCGCGATTGGAAGATTTGAAAAGACTGCTGTCTGTAAAAGTGAGCATAATGGAGGACACACATTTTGAGTCGAATGGATCACCTACGAGTCCCTGAAGTccatgattgaaaaaaaacatatgttatgATCCACAACAGATAACTTGCTTTCGTTCATTGCGGCACATACAGTACTTTCtttagaaaaaatgtaaaatattcgTATTTTATATTTCCGGATGAGTTCAtgtggtatttttatttttttgtaacgaATTACATTAACTACCGTATAAATGAATTAGGTATTGATAATTAACGTTGAAACCTAACACAAACCCCTACGACACTTACTAAAGAGGAAATCCTGAATAattaatcataggtctgttctacgttcctttggaatttcaaccaacaatGAAGAACTGATCATCCATCACTGTATCGGATACATAAACTACATAAATGTctttacaaacaacggtatattgctggatCTTTCAAGTACTCCACGATAGCTCTTCCTTACTTATCAACATCACTTTCATTAGCAACCAAAaccgggcttcaaagttattgtaaaACTACCTATTCTAAAAATGGTGTGAATTAAGATGTGGATATTAAAAATTTCCGAAAACCTTTCAGAATTATAACAATCTAAGACTCTTTaatcttgcaatagtattaaaacatttgatttttttacactcTCCACAAGTATTCCATTCTAAAAGAGTTGGTCCTGCTGTGtttcataatgtatatatatatatatatacatataagtatcttgtcttagggggAATAcgttataatttgtaaaaaataaccaattcttttaaaacattctatGAAACTGacatcaagatgcttgatttcttgattgacagtttatttgttacgttttgaatttttctaaaaactaaggattttcttatcccaagcatagatCAGGCATCGATTAGCCGTATATGGCAaacttttggatcctcaatgctcttcaacttgtttggctttataaatattttgatatgagcgtcactaatgagtcgtatgtagacgaaacgcgcgtcttgcgtactaaattataatcctggtacctttgagaACTATTGAGGACGTGGTTTTTAACATACAATCGGCATCCACATGGAAACCAATTCTGTCCCCCTTCTTTCCGACTTGTTCTTATATTCATATGAGGTTGACCTCATTCAAAAATTTCCGAAGAAGAAGTATTTCAAACTTTACTTTCCGtaatatagatgatgttctctcgctaaatgattcaaaatttggtgactatgttgaacgtaTCTATCCAATCCaactggagataaaggatacatcAGATACAGTTAAGGCTTCCTCTTATCTTGACTTTAGAAATTGACATAAAGAAAcggttgaaaataaaactttatgacAGAATAGATGTTTTCGGCTGCCAAAATGGGAGCTTTACATTCATTTCACCAGAGTATAAATTTCCCAGTTGATACGATACTCCAGGGCTTACATTTCCTATCTTAATTTCTTTGAAAGAGGACATCTGCTTAcaagaagctattaaaccaagagtttcaagtCGGTAAGGTGAAATCATTCCATCCTTAATTTCACGGATGGCGAGTTTGTCGACCGTTACGTTACCGTTAGAAtgaccaacgtagatacaattatcttgtcttagggagggataaatcctactttgtaaagaatcactctgattcaaacaaaaaattctctgaaaccgatattctCAAGATggttgatttcttgattgacaacatatttgttacgttcggaggacgtgtttttcaacagactgtcggcatccaaatgggaacaaactgtgcccctctacttgatgatttgtttctttattattatgaggctga comes from the Mytilus trossulus isolate FHL-02 chromosome 3, PNRI_Mtr1.1.1.hap1, whole genome shotgun sequence genome and includes:
- the LOC134710828 gene encoding galaxin-like, which encodes MTLIFDIHVYKRYEQTCCGSVVRNNTDACCGTTSYNSKESSVKCDNNQLVPKGNTPEPTRCGNKAIKETIQGCCNGAQFDLLNQICCGGTILHKSKKCCDGRELDTAKYVCCKGDKIEQQVKLQPNSDECCLLKNGSFQTFNRKYSECSLALGVAPKGSRCGTLLYNKSRDLCCQGILFKNGTLQKRKCCGVKSYDTQCQECQHDGIKDLKTCNEHVKFKETQHYCGKKEYNKDRDLCCRDKLYVNGTTQRKGCCGIKSYLKKNKKCLHGETREGYVSFK